In the Sorghum bicolor cultivar BTx623 chromosome 4, Sorghum_bicolor_NCBIv3, whole genome shotgun sequence genome, TGTTCCAGTGAAAAGATCAAGGTGAACATACATGTGGGTGCCCTAGTTTGACCCATTTAGTCAGCTGAGGGTGAAACCACCTTTAGTCTAAATTCATGTTTCTTTTACCAAAAAGAAAGCAGAAGAAAATGAACCCTAGTAACACCCTTTTTTGGTTACCAGATGACCTAGTCATTTCATATATAGGCTTCATCATGAGAAAATATTGCATTGACTGATTATTATCTTGATTGACTAATTAGCTGTTTCTAGTGCACTTGAAGGTGTTGTAAGCAATAAATTGTGCATTTGATGACAAACTGTAGGACGGCACGTCAAATATAGCTTGATTCCCTAGGACAATATTGGTAACTTCGTAACTAACCTTTGCTGTGGTACTTGAGCATTGTCTACATTAGTGCCTAACATCCTTTGAAATTAATGTGATTGTAGTTATTTTTATGTGTGGTTTGTGATAAAAAGGAACAACCAACATATGACTATGAGAAATTATGCGGTAAATAAGAAGAAACCGGCACCCAGTCTCATGTTGAAGAGATCTTGCACTTGCTGAATTCCCATGTGTGAATATGATGTTGTTTTATGTGGGAAGAAGAATAAAAAAATATGTTTGTTTTATTTGGCAGAGAGAAAAGCTTTCCTCAATTAACAACAGCGAAGGAAATGAAAAATTCGTTCCAAAGTCTGTTATGCATTTCCAGACTTGGAGAATAGGTAATCCTGTCTGCTAGAATTTATGTACTAATTTTAGAGTCTTTTCATCAAGGCCAAATTTAATGCTACATCTGCATTCAGGTATACTCTTTTTTGCTGCTGGGAACTGCCTCAACTTCATGTCATTTGCTTATGCTGCACAGGTTCTTTTCTTTGTCCTCAAGACCTCAAAAGAaactttaatttatcatgtaggATGTAATATGATATGGGAAACTCATGAATGGTTGTGTAAACATGTAAAAAATAAAGGTCTCATAGAACTGGATCTGTACCCTGTTCTTTTGGCAATACAGGAGTAGTGTTTTTCCATTAGTTCTTGGGGTATAAAAAGAAAAGAGCTTCTCAATCATACAGTTTCCATCTCTTCTTACTTCTTACTTAGAGCTAATAATGCCATCCactcatattttcttttctatttctaGTCTAGTCTTTTGGTTTGGACATTGATTATTTACTTGCTATATTGCAGTCACTACTTGCAGCTCTTGGATCAATCCAGTTTGTGTCCAACATTGCTTTTGCCTACTTTGTGTTGAACAAGACTATTTCAGTGAAGTATGTATGTTTCTCACTTTCTGGTAGCTGGAATGAAAATTACAATCACTACATggaatcatgtgattaatgaagCTTTTTCTCTTCTTTCCAGAGTTATGGTAGCCACAACATTTATTGTCTTTGGCAACATCTTCTTAGTATCCTTCGGCAACCATCAATCACCTGGTATGGGCTGTTCCATTTGCCATTTCTACTATATGTAGCATCTGCGGCATATTTGCAATGTAGAGATGCACAATTTTGGTTTTTTCGTGGTTCCTATGTACTCGTGCTGATACTAAAATTATCTTGTCAGTTTACACGCCGGAGCAGCTGATCGCCAAATACAGCAATTTGGTGTTTGTTCTTTATTGCATGTCATTGGTCTTTGTTGTTGCATTTAACCACTATCTCTACAGGTGAGGCCTTGCTCGTATAACCCAATCTCTTCAGAAACAGGGCCATGCTCTTCCTTACCAGTTTAAAAACTTTTTTGCAGGAGTGGAGAAactattatttcaaatagttcaaAAGATGCTGGCACACATTGGAGAACAATGTTGCCATTTTCTTATGCTGTTGTATCTGGAGCTATTGGGTCTTGCTCAGTCTTGTTTGCAAAGTCATTGTAGGTTAtattttatttcaaaaaaaaaaaatccatgcaTCTAGGATGCTGATTCTTTCAGATTTATTTGTTGCTGACTACCATGTGTTATCCCCCCTCCTTCCTGTTTCTTGTCCAGGTCTAACATGCTGAGGCTGACTATGAGCAGCAGATACGAGTTCCATAGCTGGTTCACATACTCAATTGTTCTTTTGTTTCTGTGTACTGCTGGATTTTGGGTATGGCTAACCTAATGCGTTGTTTCTGAGGCTACTTTGCTGCTGTTGTCTGTCTAATTCAACTTCTGTATGCCATATGTGACAGATGGCAAGATTGAATGAAGGGCTGTCATTATTTGATGCAATACTGATTGTTCCAATGTTTCAAATTGCTTGGACCTTCTTCTCTATTTGTACAGGATTTGTTTACTTTCAGGAATATCAAGTAGGTTCCTGTTTGCGATAATCAGATAATGAAATGAATCATGCATTGCTTAATTAGAAACTGAGGATTCTGTTTTTCTGCTGTCAGGTATTTGATACGCTCAGGATAATTATGTTTGTATTGGGCATGACATTTGTCTTCGTTGGGATCTCCTTGCTAGCACCCGATGACAGTAAAGGTTGGTAGAAGGTTGATTTTGATGTGCTTTCACACATAGAAGATTTTGACTCTTGTTCAATTGTTGGCAGCTGATACAAAAGGTGATTCGAGCACCACTGAGGACTCCATTATTGATGTGGACAGGTTATATTCCACGAACCTGTAGAAAGTTTGAAGTTTTGCTCTGTTTGCATTTTGTGTTCAGTATTGCATTCAGTGTGTTGATATATAACTTGGACATTGCAGAAATGGAAAGATGCAGATGGAGGAGACAGACACAGATGATAGCAACTCGTTTGTTACTTCTGTAAAAGTAAAAGCAAAACGTGTACTGTTGAAGGCAAAGGTCATTGGCTTTCTTTCTAGATATGATTGTACCATAGATCTGTCACAAGTCTGCCTTTCTCACTTGATCATATTTGCAGTCTGCATGCTCCATGTCCCTTGGACTTGGGGAGGACACGATAAGCGCTTCATCGGTGCTTGCCATGCCTATGGTCTCATCAAGAACAACCGGCTTCAGAGGAATCGGAAATGACCGTTCAAAGTATGTCCCTTTAAGAACCACAGATTGGAGTAATCTATAGCCGATGGTGGTATATAGATACACAGCAAAGGCCTTTACTTTTGATGTTGCCTAGCGGATGGCAGTGAAGTTTTTTTTGTTGCTTCCAGAGGCAATTGTTTGTTGTGATGATAGTTAGCTGTAACACCAGTGTATAGTTCAACGTTTCCCCCCCTTCAAAACACTGTCCATACCCAGCTGCATATACATGTGTAAGTTTTAGAATACACAACTCAAATGATTCAATTCGCTTCGTATTTGTTCAACCGTTTCAGTGGCTGGGTGTTGTGATCATCTTCTATCAGAATTGCAATTTCTTTTGCGGTCAGGCTGCGCTTACTGGGAAGGTACTGCGAAGGAACCGCAACTGGGACCGGGTTAGGTTAGGCTGGGTGTTCCAGCATGTTCATATGGAAAAGCTCGAGTAATGACGAGGCAAGAAGGGCATCTTGTTCTCCCAACTGTGACAATGTATTGCAGCTAAATCTATGGCCGCTGCTGGTGCAGCGCCAACGGTTTACCGCTAGGACAGCTAGATCATGCCACTCCCCTGCTCCAACAACTCTGGAGATACTTACTTGCCCAGCTGGCCAGTTTGCGCCCGCAACGATTCGTGGTCACTGGGAGACGAACAAATCGAAATTCAACAGCCTGGTGCCGTCATCTTAACTCTGTCCCTGTCGATCACCAGATTTTTCTTCCTGAAGCGTAATGACACATCGACACCGGTGGTCCTGGTCCTTGTGGAGGGCCGGAACACGTAGTTTTCTGACAGGCGCGAGCCGTGCTGAAGTTGCCGCGCAACCTCCTTGGAGCTGTTTCGTCGTTGGGCCGGGCAGCTGATGACAAGGACGCGTCCCGTTCCGGCCGTCGCTCGCTGCCTCATCAAAGACTTTTTACTCGCGGTCGTCTCCCGCCACCGCGTCATCGTGCTCTGCATCTGCTCACCACCTTCTTAACCTCCCAGCTTACTGTTTCGCCTCCTCGTCTCATCTCATTCTCATCACGCACTAGTGAGCCATTCCTAGGCTAGCTCAGCGCGTCTTCTTCCCAGTTCAGGCCTCGATCGGTTCTTTGCTGATCTCTCGTGCTGGCAGTCAGTCAGCAGGCTGCAATGGAGCGTCTGCGCCGGCGACCGCAGCCAGCGGCGATCGACATCACCTGGGTGTCGTGCCGCGGCGTCAGGTCGTCGCTGCCGTTCCACACGCCGTGCCTCTACGCGTCCGTCTCGGTCACCCCGT is a window encoding:
- the LOC8056808 gene encoding probable magnesium transporter NIPA8 → MGDWVIGALINIVGSVAINFGTNLLKLGHDQREKLSSINNSEGNEKFVPKSVMHFQTWRIGILFFAAGNCLNFMSFAYAAQSLLAALGSIQFVSNIAFAYFVLNKTISVKVMVATTFIVFGNIFLVSFGNHQSPVYTPEQLIAKYSNLVFVLYCMSLVFVVAFNHYLYRSGETIISNSSKDAGTHWRTMLPFSYAVVSGAIGSCSVLFAKSLSNMLRLTMSSRYEFHSWFTYSIVLLFLCTAGFWMARLNEGLSLFDAILIVPMFQIAWTFFSICTGFVYFQEYQVFDTLRIIMFVLGMTFVFVGISLLAPDDSKADTKGDSSTTEDSIIDVDRNGKMQMEETDTDDSNSFVTSVKVKAKRVLLKAKSACSMSLGLGEDTISASSVLAMPMVSSRTTGFRGIGNDRSKYVPLRTTDWSNL